The DNA segment GGTTGCATCTGGCCTCCGCGTACTCCGCGCATGAGCTCGGCGTGGATTTCGCGGATCAGACGAACCGACACGGGCAGATCCTCGAGCCGTTCGAGCCCGAGGTTCATGGCGCGAATATAGTTGATGACTTCGACGACATCCCGTGGCCGATCCGGATCCATGATGGCCGCTTCTGCCTCCAGAACGTCCTGTAGTGAACTCTGCGTTCCCTCGATCTGACTTGAGAGCACGGCCTCCTTTCGCACGTACATGAACACGAACAGGTCTGGGTCTGGCAGCGTTTGGATCGAGCCGTCCAGGCGTCCGAGTGCGCGGTCAGCCCGTGAAAGGGCCTGCTGCAGCTCCTGGTCCAGTTCTATGGGAGGCTGCGGGGGCATCGGGGCGGGGATGAA comes from the Rhodothermales bacterium genome and includes:
- a CDS encoding Fic family protein; translated protein: MGRSGHYVKQPGGYSAFIPAPMPPQPPIELDQELQQALSRADRALGRLDGSIQTLPDPDLFVFMYVRKEAVLSSQIEGTQSSLQDVLEAEAAIMDPDRPRDVVEVINYIRAMNLGLERLEDLPVSVRLIREIHAELMRGVRGGQMQP